Proteins from a single region of Streptococcus mitis:
- a CDS encoding aspartate carbamoyltransferase catalytic subunit — translation MSENQQALNHVVSMEDLTVDQVMKLIKRGIEFKNGAQLPYEDHPIVSNLFFEDSTRTHKSFEVAEIKLGLERLDFDVKTSSVNKGETLYDTILTLSALGVDVCVIRHPEVDYYRELIASPTITTSIINGGDGSGQHPSQSLLDLMTIYEEFGHFEGLKVAIAGDLDHSRVAKSNMQILKRLGAELYFAGPEEWRSQEFADYGQFVTIDEIIDQVDVMMFLRVQHERHDSGAVFSKEDYHAQHGLTQERYDRLKETAILMHPAPVNRDVEIADHLVEAPKSRIVQQMTNGVFVRMAILESVLASRNAN, via the coding sequence ATGTCAGAAAATCAACAAGCATTGAACCATGTGGTGTCCATGGAAGACCTCACTGTCGATCAAGTGATGAAATTGATCAAGCGAGGAATTGAGTTTAAAAACGGAGCTCAGCTTCCCTATGAAGACCATCCAATTGTCTCCAATCTTTTCTTTGAGGATTCTACACGGACACATAAGTCCTTTGAAGTGGCAGAGATTAAACTGGGATTGGAGCGACTTGACTTTGATGTGAAGACTAGTTCAGTCAATAAGGGTGAGACACTTTATGATACCATTTTGACTCTGTCTGCTTTAGGAGTGGATGTCTGTGTGATTCGCCACCCAGAGGTTGACTACTACAGAGAGTTAATTGCAAGTCCAACGATTACGACTTCCATCATCAATGGTGGAGATGGTTCGGGCCAACACCCTAGCCAGAGCTTGCTTGATTTGATGACTATTTATGAGGAATTTGGTCACTTTGAGGGTCTTAAGGTTGCTATTGCAGGTGACTTGGACCACTCACGCGTTGCTAAATCCAATATGCAGATTTTGAAACGCTTGGGAGCTGAACTTTACTTTGCTGGACCTGAGGAATGGAGAAGTCAAGAGTTTGCAGACTATGGACAGTTTGTAACTATTGATGAAATCATTGATCAGGTGGATGTTATGATGTTTCTCCGTGTGCAACATGAACGCCATGATAGTGGAGCTGTCTTTTCAAAAGAAGACTACCATGCCCAACATGGTTTGACTCAAGAACGTTATGACCGTTTGAAAGAAACAGCAATCCTTATGCACCCAGCTCCAGTTAATCGTGATGTAGAAATCGCAGATCACTTGGTTGAAGCACCAAAATCACGGATTGTCCAACAAATGACCAATGGTGTCTTTGTTCGAATGGCAATCTTAGAATCCGTACTGGCGAGTAGAAACGCCAACTAA
- the pyrR gene encoding bifunctional pyr operon transcriptional regulator/uracil phosphoribosyltransferase PyrR: MKTKEVVDELTVKRAITRITYEIIERNKDLNKIVLAGIKTRGVFIAHRIQERLEQLENLSVPVVELDTKPFRDDVKSGEDTSLVSVDVTDREVILVDDVLYTGRTIRAAIDNIVGHGRPARVSLAVLVDRGHRELPIRPDYVGKNIPTSRSEEIIVEMAELDGQDRVLITEEA; encoded by the coding sequence ATGAAGACAAAAGAAGTTGTAGACGAATTGACCGTCAAACGAGCGATTACGCGTATTACTTATGAGATTATCGAACGTAACAAAGATTTGAATAAAATCGTCTTGGCTGGTATTAAAACTCGTGGTGTCTTTATCGCCCACCGTATCCAAGAACGTTTGGAGCAGTTAGAAAATCTTTCAGTTCCTGTTGTGGAATTGGATACAAAACCTTTCCGTGACGATGTTAAAAGTGGAGAAGATACTTCTTTGGTTTCTGTTGATGTGACAGACCGTGAAGTTATCTTGGTGGATGATGTGCTTTATACAGGTCGTACCATCCGCGCCGCTATTGATAATATTGTCGGTCATGGCCGTCCTGCGCGCGTGAGTTTAGCAGTTTTAGTCGATCGTGGACATAGAGAATTGCCAATCCGTCCAGATTACGTTGGGAAAAATATCCCAACCAGTCGTTCTGAAGAAATCATCGTAGAGATGGCAGAACTTGATGGCCAAGATAGAGTTCTGATTACTGAAGAAGCTTAG
- the nth gene encoding endonuclease III: MVLSKKRARKVLEEIIALFPDAKPSLDFTNHFELLVAVMLSAQTTDAAVNKATPGLFAAFPTPQAMSVATENEIASHISRLGLYRNKAKFLKKCAQQLLDDFDGQVPQTREELESLAGVGRKTANVVMSVGFGIPAFAVDTHVERICKHHDIVKKSATPLEVEKRVMDILPPEQWLAAHQAMIYFGRAICHPKNPECDQYPQLYDFSNL; the protein is encoded by the coding sequence ATGGTCTTGTCAAAAAAACGAGCACGAAAAGTGCTAGAAGAAATCATTGCTCTTTTTCCAGATGCCAAGCCCAGTCTTGATTTTACCAATCATTTTGAACTCTTGGTTGCGGTCATGTTGTCAGCCCAGACGACGGATGCTGCAGTAAATAAGGCTACGCCAGGCCTATTTGCTGCCTTTCCAACGCCCCAAGCCATGTCTGTGGCGACAGAGAATGAGATTGCTTCACACATTTCTCGTTTGGGATTGTATCGGAATAAGGCTAAATTCCTTAAAAAATGTGCTCAACAGTTATTAGACGATTTTGACGGTCAAGTGCCTCAGACTCGAGAGGAATTAGAAAGTCTAGCAGGAGTTGGTCGCAAGACAGCCAACGTAGTTATGAGTGTGGGCTTTGGAATCCCAGCCTTTGCAGTGGATACTCATGTGGAGCGTATTTGCAAACACCATGATATTGTTAAAAAATCAGCGACACCGCTTGAGGTGGAAAAGCGGGTCATGGATATCTTGCCACCGGAGCAGTGGTTGGCAGCCCATCAAGCCATGATTTACTTTGGACGGGCTATATGTCACCCTAAAAATCCAGAGTGTGACCAGTACCCACAATTATATGATTTTAGCAATTTGTAA
- a CDS encoding YceD family protein: protein MKLNIQEIRKQSEGLHFEQTLDLAAELRARNQEILDVKDILAVGKVQYEDRMYFLDYQLSYTIVLASSRSMEPVELVESYPVTEVFMEGATNLLDQEVLDDDLVLPIENGELNLAESVSDNILLNIPIKVLTAEEEAGQGFVSGNDWQIMTEEEYQAQQAVKKEENSPFAGLQGLFDGDE, encoded by the coding sequence ATGAAATTAAATATTCAAGAAATTCGTAAGCAGTCTGAAGGCTTGCATTTTGAACAAACGTTAGACCTAGCCGCAGAACTGCGTGCACGTAATCAAGAAATTTTAGATGTAAAAGATATCCTTGCAGTTGGGAAGGTTCAATACGAAGATCGTATGTATTTCTTAGATTATCAATTATCTTATACCATTGTTCTTGCTTCAAGTCGCAGTATGGAGCCAGTTGAGTTAGTTGAATCTTATCCAGTAACGGAAGTTTTCATGGAAGGGGCAACTAATCTGCTAGATCAAGAAGTTTTAGATGATGATTTGGTCCTGCCTATCGAAAATGGAGAACTTAATCTTGCTGAGAGCGTGTCAGACAATATCCTACTAAACATTCCTATCAAGGTCTTGACGGCTGAAGAAGAAGCGGGTCAAGGATTTGTTTCAGGAAATGATTGGCAAATCATGACTGAGGAAGAATACCAAGCTCAACAAGCAGTTAAGAAAGAAGAAAACAGTCCTTTTGCTGGCCTACAAGGACTATTTGATGGAGACGAATAA
- a CDS encoding helicase BlpT: MEDKELITNATQLLSELKKSFQSCKQGTADDIRLQELLNTTLQELKKAEKLDNSILIDLEKFYQRTSLLIGLGSLKLNDQARCAWRNYDKFHYEHIKHVLTLYGPVFGF, encoded by the coding sequence ATGGAAGACAAAGAACTCATTACTAATGCAACCCAACTCCTATCCGAGTTAAAAAAAAGTTTCCAAAGCTGCAAACAGGGTACGGCAGATGATATTCGACTGCAAGAGCTACTAAATACTACTCTGCAAGAGCTCAAAAAAGCGGAAAAGTTGGACAACAGTATCTTAATAGATCTTGAGAAATTTTACCAACGTACCAGTCTTCTGATTGGTCTTGGTAGCCTAAAACTAAACGATCAAGCACGCTGCGCTTGGCGAAACTACGACAAATTCCATTACGAGCATATCAAACACGTACTAACTCTTTATGGACCTGTTTTCGGATTTTAG
- a CDS encoding ATP-binding cassette domain-containing protein, which yields MHYRHSRKGNNMIKINHLTITQNKDLRDLVSDLTMTIQDGEKVAIIGEEGNGKSTLLRALMGEALPDFTIRGDIQSDYQSIAYIPQKLPEELKKRSLHDYLFLDSIDLDYSILYRLAEELHFDSDRFASDQEIGSLSGGEALKIQLIHELAKPFEILFLDEPSNDLDLETVDWLKGQIRKIRQTVIFISHDEDFLSETADTIVHLRLVKHRKEAETLVEHLDYDRYSEQRKANFARQSQQAANDQRAYDKTMEKHRRVKQNVETALRATKDSTAGRLLAKKMKTVLSQEKRYERAAQSMTQKPLEEEQIQLFFSDIQPLPASKVLIQLEKENLSIGDRVLVQELQLTIRGQEKIGIIGPNGVGKSTLLAKLQQLLNDKREISLGFMPQDYHKKLQLDLSPIVYLSKTGEKEELQKIQSHLASLNFSYPEMQHQIRSLSGGQQGKLLLLDLVLRKPNFLLLDEPTRNFSPTSQPEIRKLFATYPGGLITVSHDRRFLKEVCSTIYRLTEHGLEIVNLDDL from the coding sequence ATGCACTATCGACATTCTAGAAAGGGCAACAATATGATAAAAATCAATCATCTAACTATCACTCAAAACAAAGATCTACGAGATCTTGTATCTGACCTAACCATGACTATCCAAGACGGGGAAAAGGTTGCTATTATTGGTGAAGAAGGAAATGGGAAGTCAACTTTGCTGCGAGCTTTAATGGGGGAAGCTTTGCCTGATTTCACTATCAGGGGAGACATTCAATCTGATTATCAATCAATAGCCTACATTCCTCAAAAACTCCCCGAGGAGCTGAAAAAGAGAAGTCTACACGACTACTTATTTTTAGATTCTATTGATTTAGACTACAGTATCCTTTATCGCTTAGCTGAAGAGTTGCATTTTGATAGTGATCGCTTTGCTAGTGACCAAGAGATTGGCAGTCTATCAGGGGGCGAAGCTTTGAAAATTCAGCTCATCCATGAGTTAGCCAAACCCTTTGAGATTCTATTTTTAGATGAACCTTCAAATGACCTGGACCTTGAAACAGTTGATTGGCTAAAAGGTCAGATTCGCAAGATTAGGCAAACTGTTATTTTCATTTCCCATGATGAAGACTTTCTTTCTGAAACGGCAGACACTATTGTCCACTTGCGACTGGTCAAGCACCGTAAAGAAGCGGAAACGCTAGTAGAGCATTTAGACTATGATCGCTATAGTGAGCAGAGAAAGGCTAATTTTGCCAGACAAAGCCAGCAAGCTGCTAACGACCAAAGAGCCTACGATAAAACTATGGAAAAACATCGACGAGTCAAGCAAAATGTAGAAACTGCGCTTCGAGCTACTAAAGATAGTACTGCCGGTCGCCTATTGGCTAAAAAGATGAAAACTGTCCTCTCACAAGAAAAACGCTACGAAAGGGCAGCTCAGTCCATGACCCAAAAGCCACTTGAAGAGGAACAAATCCAACTTTTCTTTTCAGACATCCAACCATTACCGGCATCTAAAGTCTTAATCCAACTGGAAAAAGAAAATTTGTCCATTGGCGACCGAGTTCTGGTGCAAGAACTACAATTAACTATCCGTGGCCAAGAAAAAATCGGTATTATCGGCCCAAATGGTGTTGGAAAATCAACTCTGTTAGCAAAGTTACAGCAACTTCTTAATGATAAAAGAGAGATTTCGCTTGGTTTTATGCCACAAGATTACCATAAAAAACTGCAATTGGATTTATCCCCAATCGTCTACCTCAGCAAAACTGGGGAAAAAGAGGAACTGCAGAAAATCCAATCTCACTTAGCAAGTCTCAATTTCAGTTATCCAGAAATGCAACATCAAATTCGCTCCTTATCTGGCGGGCAACAGGGAAAACTCCTGCTTTTGGATTTAGTCCTGCGCAAACCAAACTTTCTCCTGCTGGATGAACCCACACGAAACTTTTCTCCAACTTCTCAACCTGAAATCAGAAAACTCTTTGCAACCTATCCAGGCGGTCTCATCACTGTTTCGCATGACAGGCGTTTCTTAAAAGAGGTCTGTTCGACTATCTATCGCTTGACAGAACACGGTTTGGAGATAGTTAATTTAGACGATTTATAA
- the htpX gene encoding zinc metalloprotease HtpX yields the protein MLFDQIASNKRKTWILLLVFFLLLALVGYAVGYLFMRSGLGGLVIALIIGFIYALSMIFQSTEIVMSMNGAREVDEQTAPDLYHVVEDMAMVAQIPMPRVFIIDDPALNAFATGSNPQNAAVAATSGLLAIMNREELEAVMGHEVSHIRNYDIRISTIAVALASAITMLSSMAGRMMWWGGAGRRRSDDDRDGNGLEIIMLVVSLLAIVLAPLAATLVQLAISRQREFLADASSVELTRNPQGMINALRKLDNSKPMSRPVDDASSALYINDPKKGGGFQKLFYTHPPISERIERLKHM from the coding sequence ATGTTGTTTGATCAAATTGCAAGCAATAAACGAAAAACGTGGATTTTGTTGCTGGTATTTTTCCTACTCTTAGCTCTTGTTGGCTATGCGGTTGGTTACCTCTTTATGCGGTCTGGGCTTGGTGGCTTGGTTATCGCGCTGATTATCGGCTTTATCTATGCCTTGTCCATGATTTTTCAATCCACAGAGATTGTCATGTCCATGAATGGAGCGCGTGAGGTGGATGAACAAACGGCACCAGACCTCTACCATGTAGTAGAAGATATGGCTATGGTGGCTCAGATTCCTATGCCACGTGTTTTCATCATTGATGATCCAGCCTTAAATGCCTTTGCGACAGGTTCTAACCCCCAAAATGCGGCGGTTGCTGCGACGTCAGGTCTCCTAGCTATCATGAATCGTGAAGAACTAGAAGCTGTTATGGGACATGAAGTCAGTCATATTCGTAATTACGATATCCGCATTTCGACTATTGCTGTTGCCCTTGCTAGTGCTATCACCATGCTTTCTAGTATGGCAGGTCGTATGATGTGGTGGGGTGGAGCAGGTCGCAGACGAAGTGACGATGATAGAGATGGAAATGGTCTTGAAATCATTATGCTAGTGGTTTCCCTACTAGCTATTGTGCTGGCACCTCTCGCCGCAACCTTGGTGCAACTAGCCATTTCTCGTCAGAGGGAATTCCTAGCTGATGCTTCCAGCGTCGAGTTGACTCGCAATCCTCAAGGAATGATCAATGCTCTACGTAAGTTGGATAATAGTAAACCGATGAGTCGTCCTGTAGATGATGCCAGCAGTGCACTTTATATCAATGATCCCAAGAAAGGGGGAGGGTTCCAAAAACTCTTTTATACCCACCCACCTATCTCAGAACGGATTGAACGTTTAAAACATATGTAA
- a CDS encoding LemA family protein codes for MTWIILGVLALIVIFVIVSYNGLVKNRMQTKETWSQIDVQLKRRNDLLPNLIETVKGYAKYEGSTLEKVAELRNQVAAATSPAEAMKASDALTRQVSGIFAVAESYPDLKASANFVKLQEELTNTENKISYSRQLYNSVVSNYNVKLETFPSNIIAGMFGFKAADFLQTPEEEKAVPKVDFSGLGD; via the coding sequence ATGACTTGGATTATTCTTGGAGTTTTAGCTCTTATTGTGATTTTTGTGATTGTTAGCTATAACGGTTTGGTTAAGAATCGTATGCAAACAAAGGAGACTTGGAGTCAGATTGATGTTCAGTTGAAACGTCGAAATGATCTCTTGCCAAACTTGATTGAGACTGTAAAAGGTTATGCTAAATATGAAGGTTCTACCCTTGAAAAGGTGGCAGAACTTCGCAATCAAGTTGCTGCAGCGACTTCACCAGCAGAAGCTATGAAAGCTAGTGATGCCCTCACTCGTCAAGTTTCAGGTATTTTTGCAGTTGCAGAAAGCTATCCAGATTTGAAAGCTAGTGCAAACTTTGTTAAATTGCAAGAGGAGTTGACAAATACAGAAAATAAAATTTCTTACTCTCGTCAACTCTACAACAGTGTTGTCAGCAACTACAATGTAAAATTAGAAACTTTCCCAAGCAATATTATTGCTGGAATGTTTGGATTTAAAGCAGCAGATTTCCTTCAAACACCAGAAGAGGAAAAGGCAGTTCCTAAGGTTGATTTTAGCGGTTTAGGTGACTAA
- the rsmG gene encoding 16S rRNA (guanine(527)-N(7))-methyltransferase RsmG, with product MKPETFYNLLAEQNLSLSDQQKKQFERYFELLVEWNEKINLTAITDKDEVYLKHFYDSIAPILQGLIPNETIKLLDIGAGAGFPSLPMKILYPQLDVTIIDSLNKRINFLQLLAQELDLNGVHFYHGRAEDFAQDKNFRAQYDFVTARAVARMQVLSELTIPYLKVGGKLLALKASNAPEELLEAKNALNLLFSKVEDNLSYALPNGDPRYITVVEKKKETPNKYPRKAGMPNKRPL from the coding sequence ATGAAACCAGAAACATTTTACAACTTGCTTGCCGAGCAAAATCTTTCACTTTCTGACCAGCAAAAAAAACAATTTGAACGTTATTTTGAACTCTTGGTCGAGTGGAATGAAAAAATCAATCTAACAGCTATTACAGACAAGGATGAAGTTTATCTCAAACATTTTTACGATTCGATTGCACCCATTCTTCAAGGTTTGATTCCCAATGAAACTATCAAACTTCTTGATATTGGAGCCGGGGCAGGATTTCCTAGTCTACCTATGAAAATCCTCTATCCTCAGCTAGATGTGACCATCATTGATTCTCTCAACAAGCGCATCAACTTCCTCCAACTGTTGGCTCAAGAACTGGATTTGAACGGAGTTCATTTCTATCATGGACGTGCAGAAGACTTTGCCCAAGACAAGAACTTCCGTGCTCAATATGATTTTGTAACAGCTCGTGCGGTTGCCCGTATGCAGGTCCTATCTGAATTGACCATTCCTTACCTTAAAGTCGGTGGCAAACTATTGGCACTCAAGGCCAGTAATGCGCCTGAGGAGTTGTTAGAAGCCAAAAATGCCCTCAACCTTCTCTTCAGTAAGGTCGAAGACAATCTCAGCTACGCCCTACCAAATGGAGATCCGCGTTACATCACAGTGGTAGAAAAGAAAAAAGAAACACCAAATAAATATCCACGTAAGGCTGGCATGCCAAATAAACGCCCGCTCTAA
- a CDS encoding uracil-xanthine permease family protein: protein MKQESTVDLLLDVDQRPSAGKGILLSFQHVFAMFGATILVPLILGMPVSVALFASGVGTLIYMIATGFRVPVYLGSSFAFITAMSLAMKELGGDVSAAQTGVILTGFIYVLVAASVRFAGTKWIDKLLPPIIIGPMIIVIGLGLAGSAVTNAGLVADGNWKNALVAVVTFLIAAFINTKGKGFLRIIPFLFAIIGGYLFALTLGLVDFTPVLKANWFEIPGFYLPFSTGGAFKEYNLYFGPETIAILPIAIVTISEHIGDHTVLGQICGRQFLKEPGLHRTLLGDGIATSVSAFLGGPANTTYGENTGVIGMTRIASVSVIRNAAFIAIALSFLGKFTALISTIPNAVLGGMSILLYGVIASNGLKVLIKERVDFAQMRNLIIASAMLVLGLGGAILKLGPVTLSGTALSAMTGIILNLILPYENKD, encoded by the coding sequence ATGAAACAAGAATCAACTGTTGATTTGTTACTAGACGTTGACCAACGTCCTTCGGCTGGAAAAGGAATTCTCCTTAGTTTCCAACACGTTTTCGCCATGTTTGGTGCGACCATCTTGGTACCATTGATTTTGGGAATGCCTGTATCTGTTGCCCTTTTTGCTTCAGGTGTTGGAACACTCATCTACATGATCGCAACTGGTTTTAGAGTTCCAGTTTATCTAGGATCATCATTCGCCTTTATCACAGCTATGTCCCTAGCTATGAAGGAACTAGGAGGGGATGTATCAGCTGCACAAACAGGGGTTATCCTTACAGGTTTTATCTATGTCCTTGTGGCTGCAAGTGTTCGTTTTGCGGGTACAAAATGGATTGATAAACTCTTGCCACCAATCATCATCGGACCTATGATTATCGTTATCGGTCTTGGACTTGCAGGTTCAGCTGTTACCAATGCTGGTCTTGTAGCTGATGGAAACTGGAAAAATGCTCTTGTAGCAGTTGTTACATTCTTGATTGCTGCCTTTATCAATACAAAAGGAAAAGGATTCCTACGAATCATTCCATTCCTCTTTGCCATTATCGGTGGTTACCTCTTCGCACTAACTCTTGGTTTGGTTGACTTTACACCAGTTCTTAAAGCCAACTGGTTCGAAATTCCTGGTTTCTACTTGCCATTTAGCACAGGTGGTGCCTTTAAAGAATACAATCTTTACTTTGGTCCAGAAACCATCGCCATCTTGCCAATCGCTATTGTAACAATTTCTGAACATATCGGAGACCATACTGTTTTGGGTCAAATCTGTGGCCGTCAATTCTTGAAAGAACCAGGTCTTCACCGTACTCTTCTTGGTGACGGTATCGCAACTTCTGTTTCTGCCTTCCTTGGTGGACCAGCAAATACAACTTACGGAGAAAATACAGGGGTTATCGGTATGACTCGTATCGCTTCTGTCTCAGTTATCCGTAACGCTGCCTTTATCGCGATTGCCCTTAGCTTCCTTGGTAAATTCACTGCCTTGATTTCAACCATTCCAAACGCTGTACTTGGTGGTATGTCAATCCTTCTCTATGGAGTTATCGCCAGCAACGGTTTGAAAGTCTTGATCAAAGAACGTGTTGATTTCGCTCAAATGCGTAACCTAATCATCGCAAGTGCTATGTTGGTACTTGGACTTGGAGGAGCTATCCTTAAACTTGGTCCAGTTACCCTTTCAGGTACTGCCCTATCAGCCATGACAGGAATCATCTTGAACTTAATCTTGCCATACGAAAATAAAGACTAA
- a CDS encoding CPBP family intramembrane glutamic endopeptidase, whose translation MNILKKIHPSKPLKYLRWFDIVIITIIMFGQFIIRSTELFLANTFPTGASSTEGTVRQAASEGAAYFSNFTLQTILLAVTLLYLLIRNYDFKQLPIHWNWSIIFWVPFIFALVGLFGDLVTTLTGKYNYFNPDLFAYIDFTQIIGKFLALSPIAIAYALLNGFYEEFFFLGLLTSVKEKYKWLVLLYSTIIRISFHTYQGLVWALVIGVVYGLFYYFLYKYKIKNLLPFFLMHALADMFGSSLIYLLVAWGT comes from the coding sequence ATGAATATTTTAAAAAAAATACATCCATCTAAACCTCTAAAATACTTGAGATGGTTTGACATTGTGATTATTACGATCATAATGTTTGGTCAGTTTATAATTCGTTCAACCGAGCTATTTTTAGCAAATACGTTTCCAACGGGTGCATCAAGTACAGAAGGGACAGTTAGACAGGCTGCAAGCGAAGGTGCTGCTTATTTTAGTAATTTTACCCTGCAAACTATATTACTGGCTGTGACCTTACTCTATCTTTTGATTCGAAATTATGATTTTAAACAGCTTCCTATTCACTGGAATTGGTCCATTATCTTTTGGGTTCCATTTATATTTGCTTTAGTGGGATTGTTTGGAGACTTGGTTACAACTCTCACTGGTAAATATAATTACTTTAATCCAGACCTTTTTGCCTATATAGATTTCACGCAAATAATAGGGAAGTTCTTAGCTCTCAGCCCGATAGCGATTGCCTATGCCTTGCTAAATGGATTTTATGAAGAGTTTTTCTTTCTAGGTTTGTTAACTTCAGTGAAGGAAAAATACAAGTGGTTGGTTTTGCTTTATTCTACGATTATTCGTATTTCCTTCCACACCTATCAAGGATTAGTATGGGCTTTGGTAATCGGTGTAGTTTATGGCTTATTCTATTATTTCTTATACAAATATAAAATTAAAAATCTCCTTCCATTCTTTCTCATGCATGCTTTAGCAGATATGTTTGGTTCTAGCCTGATCTATCTATTGGTTGCTTGGGGGACTTGA
- a CDS encoding DMT family transporter translates to MPNILKGTLLTVVAGIAWGLSGTSGQYLMAHGISALVLTNLRLLIAGGILMVLAYATAKDKMLAFLKDRKSLLSLLIFALIGLFLNQFAYLTAIQETNAGTATVLQYVCPVGILIYSCIKDKVAPTLGEIVSIILAIGGTFLIATHGQLDQLSMTPAGLFWGLFSALTYALYIILPIALIKKWGSSLVIGVGMVIAGLVALPFTGVLQTAIPTSLDFLLAFAGIILIGTVFAYTAFLKGTSLIGPVKSSLLASIEPISAVFFAFLIMNEQFYPIDFLGMAMILIAVTLISLKDLLLEK, encoded by the coding sequence ATGCCAAATATTTTAAAAGGGACTCTATTAACAGTTGTGGCTGGGATTGCTTGGGGCTTGTCAGGAACGAGTGGCCAATATCTGATGGCACACGGAATTTCGGCTCTGGTTTTAACTAACTTACGACTTTTAATCGCCGGTGGGATTCTCATGGTCTTGGCTTATGCTACTGCAAAGGATAAAATGCTGGCCTTTTTAAAGGATAGAAAGAGTTTGTTGTCTCTTCTTATTTTTGCTCTGATTGGCCTCTTCCTCAATCAATTTGCCTATCTAACTGCTATTCAGGAGACCAATGCAGGGACCGCGACGGTGCTTCAGTATGTTTGTCCTGTCGGGATTTTGATTTATAGCTGTATCAAGGATAAGGTGGCGCCGACGCTTGGAGAGATTGTTTCCATCATATTAGCCATTGGAGGGACCTTCCTGATCGCCACTCATGGGCAGTTGGACCAGTTATCTATGACACCTGCAGGTCTGTTCTGGGGTCTCTTTTCTGCTCTGACTTACGCACTTTATATCATTTTGCCCATAGCCTTGATTAAGAAATGGGGGAGTAGTTTGGTCATTGGTGTGGGAATGGTCATAGCAGGTTTGGTCGCCCTTCCTTTTACAGGAGTTCTACAGACTGCTATCCCAACTAGTCTTGATTTTCTCCTCGCTTTTGCGGGTATTATCCTTATCGGAACTGTCTTTGCCTATACAGCTTTCCTTAAAGGAACCAGTCTGATAGGACCGGTCAAGTCAAGTTTGTTGGCTTCAATTGAACCAATCTCGGCGGTTTTCTTTGCCTTCCTAATTATGAATGAACAATTTTATCCTATTGATTTTCTTGGTATGGCAATGATTTTAATTGCAGTCACTTTGATTTCGTTGAAAGATTTATTGTTAGAGAAATAA